The following is a genomic window from Neisseria zalophi.
ACTCCTATACAAGAACAAAAGAGCAGGCCGGTTTGTAACCAAAGCAAACCGGCCTACATGTTTTTCCATTCTACTCGGATTAATGAATACCGCCAAACTTACAAACTTACTGCCTAAAAATAAAATTCAGTTATCTTTAATGCACCTGCATACCGGCAGCCTGTGCCTGACGCAATTTATCAGGTGTGACATCATTGCCTTCCACATCGACAACGGTTACCACCGATAAAATATTGGTCAGTTGTCCGCACACTTTTCCGATATAAGCTTGGCGCAAAGCCGCACGCTCCGATAACTCGGCCTCGCTCAAACCTGAAGTTTTGGCTTTTCGAGCCAATTCGTTAATACGGTCTAATTCTGCAATACGCATAGCGCACTCCTTTCGTGTGTATGTCCGCCAAACCATTTCAGACGGCCTTATTTAAGATTTAATGGTTTTTTATTTCAATTACTATGCTTTTTTTGGTTTTATGTATTATACTACATACAAACTTTTTAACAAGTACATACATTTTTTATACTATTAATTAAACAGAAAGAAACATCACAATGAAAACCACAATCCCTCCGAACGACCCCTGCTGCCCTGTTGTTTCCACACTAGATATTATCGGCGGCAAATGGAAAGTATTGATTCTCTACCACCTCAGCGTTGAAACCCGCCGTTTTAACGAACTGCAACGCCTGATGCCGCCCGTTACCCAACGGATGCTGACCTTGCAACTGCGCGAACTCGAAAAAGACGGCATTGTGCATCGTGAAGTCTATCCGCAAGTGCCGCCGAAAGTAGAATATTCGCTTACCGAACTCGGCCTCACCCTGATGCCCGTAATCCGAACCATATACAAATGGGGGGAAGAATATGCTGCCGAATGTATTCAACACCGACAGGCAAACACTCAATCGGAATTCGAACATAAATAAATAAAGCCGTCTGAAACATTTCAGACGGCTTTATTATTGAAATATTTTAAAACTCAAAAACCGATAAACCAATGCCACAATATCGCCAACACCGCTGCGGCCACACACACCCACGCGCTGATTTGAATCACCTCGTGCAAAGCCCGTTTTTGAGAACGGCTGAACAAATGGTGAACAATCAAGCCGATTAAAGCCAGAAAAAAAACAATCCGTATAATACGGCCCATAATATCAGCCCTCCGGCCGTCTGAAACCTATCATCCACATCAAGCCGATACCGAACTTCACGCGCCAATATATTTTATTAAAAAATAGCCGCAGCCGCTTAAAAACGGTTAGCACAAGCTTCGGCCAAGCCGCTATAATAACTTTTTTCCGACATTTCCGCCCATAGAAATGACAACACACACTACCGACACATGGATTGTAACCCCGCAAAAAATCCCGTTTGAGCAACCGTTCGCGTTGCAAAACGGGCAAACACTGCCGCGTTTTGATTTAATGATTGAAACCTATGGCACGCTCAATCCGGAAAAATCCAATGCCGTTTTAATCTGCCATGCGCTATCCGGCAATCATCATGTTGCCGGCAAACATTCGCCAGACGACAAATACCCCGGCTGGTGGGACAATATGGTCGGCCCCGGCAAACCGATTGATACCAAACGTTTTTTCGTGGTCGGCCTCAATAATCTCGGCGGGTGCCACGGCAGCACCGGGCCGTTGAGCCACAACCCCGAAACCGGCGAAGAATACGGCGCCGATTTTCCGATTGTTACCGTGAAAGACTGGGTAAAAAGCCAAACACTATTGGCCGACTATTTCGGCATCCGCCAATGGGCGGCTGTTGTCGGCGGCAGCTTGGGCGGTATGCAGGCTTTGCAATGGACCATTGATTTTCCCGATCGCGTACGGCATGCGCTGGTTATCGCATCGGCCACCCGTTTATCGGCACAAAACATCGCATTCAACGATGTCGCCCGCCAAGCCATTATTACCGACCCCGATTTCCACGACGGGCACTACCGCCGTTATCAAACCATTCCCCGCCGCGGGCTACGCATTGCCCGCATGATGGGCCACATCACTTATCTGGCCGAACAGGGTTTAAGCAGAAAATTCGGCAGAAGCATGCAGAGTGAAGGGTATCAATACGGCTATGACGTTGAATTCGAAGTAGAATCCTACCTACGTTATCAGGGCGATAAATTTGCCAACCGCTTTGATGCCAACACTTATCTGCGTATGACCAAAGCTTTAGACTATTTCGCCCCCGCCGCCGAGTTTAACAATGATTTGAACGCCGCCTTAAAAACCGTACAGGCGAAATTCTTTATTGCCAGCTTCAGCACCGACTGGCGCTTTGCCCCCGCCCGCTCGCGCGCCCTAGTAAAACATTTGGTTCGAGCCGGAAAACACGTTCAATATATCGAAGTGGAATCCACCCACGGCCACGATGCTTTCCTCATGACCGACGAGCCTTATATCCGTGCCGTGCGCGCCTATATGAATAATGTAGCGAAGGAATGCAGCCAATGACTCAATTACGCGACGACTTGCAACTGATTTACGATTGGATTCCATCCGGCAGCCGTGTTTTAGACTTAGGCTGCGGCGATGGCGAATTGCTTTCCGCATTAATCAAGCGCAAAAATTGCAGCGGCTACGGTATCGAAATCGATACCGATAGTGTCATTGCCGCAATCGAACGCGGTGTTAACGTGATTCAATCCGATTTAGAACAGGGCTTGCAGGATTTTGACGACAACAGTTTCGATATTTTGGTATTAAGCCAAACCATACAGGCCATGCAAAATACCGAAACTATTCTGCGCGACCTCACCCGCGTTGCCAAACAAGCCATTGTTTCGTTTCCGAATTTCGGCTATTGGCGCAACCGTTTGCAAATCGCCCTACTCGGCCATATGCCCGTATCCGAACGTATGCCCTATCAGTGGTATAACACGCCCAATATCCACTGGTGTACCCTGCAAGATTTCGACCGTTTGTGTGAAAACAACCAAATCCGCGTTTTGGAACGCACCGTGATGACGGCAGGCAAACAGGTTAACCTACTACCGAATATCTTAGGCAGCTTGGCTTTTTACCGTATCGGATAAGCTATTTTAATCATAAACATATATCAAACCAGAAGGCCGTCTGAAAGATTTCAGACGGCCTTGAGTTTATGCTTGTGTGCGCCAACTTAATAAGGCTTCACGTAACCGCTTCATACCTTCTTCCAAGTCTTCATCATCAATCAGCAAACTGGGGGCAAACCGAATCACATTGCTTCCGGCCACTAAAATCATCAAACCATGATTTAAGGCCGTCTGAATCAATTCGCCGGCACGATCCCGATATGGCTCGGCCAATACGCAGCCGATAAGCAAGCCCATACCGCGCACTTCTTGGAAAACACCGGTTTCCTCGCCCAATGCCGTTAGCGCAGCCTGCAATTTACGTCCCTGTTGCTCGGCATGTTGCAAGGTTTCCGGGCTATTAATAATATCGAATGCACGGTTAGCAACCGCACAAGCCAATGGGTTGCCGCCGAAAGTGGTGCCATGTGTTCCCGGGCCTAAGCTGGAGGCTATTTTATCGGTTGTCAGCATGGCGCCGATAGGGAACCCGCCACCTAAAGCTTTCGCACTGGTCATAATATCGGGGGTTACGCCGTAATGTTCGTGTGCAAACAGTTTGGCCGTCCGCCCCATACCGGTTTGTACTTCATCAAAAATCAATAGGGTCTGATGTTGGTCGCACAAACGGCGTGCCGCTTCTAAAAACGCACTATCCGCCGGTAACACACCGCTCTCACCTTGTATCGGCTCGATAATCACCGCACAGGTTTTTTCAGAGATAGCCGCTGCCAATGCCTCGGCATCATTAAACGGAACATGGGTAATCGCGGGCGGCAGCGGTGCAAAATCGCGGCTGTATTTAGCTTGCCCGCCTACCGATACGGTAAATAAGGTACGCCCGTGAAAAGCATTCACACAAGCAATGATTTCGTTTTTCTCTTCACCGAAATGATCACGGGCATATTTTCGCGCCAATTTTAAAGCCGCTTCATTGGCCTCCGCCCCTGAATTACAAAAGAAAACCTTATCGGCAAAAGTATGTTCGGTCAGTTTGGCCGCCAATGTTTGAGCGGGCTCGGTAGTGTAGATATTGGAAACATGCCAAAGCTTACCGGCTTGTTCGGTTAGCGCTTCGATCAATGCGGGATGGCAATGCCCCAACGCATTCACGGCAATGCCACCGGCTAAGTCGATATACTCCCGCCCTTCTCTATCCCAAACACGGCTACCCTTGCCATGATCGGGAATCATTGGGGAAAACACAAAATTAGGCGTGATGTGGTTTTGCATGATTTTCCTTTGTCTATTCGGTTTCAGACGGCCTTTTCCGATAAGGTTTCAAAAAACCTGCTTTATTGCTCAATATAATAAATTATAGGCTTATCCGAACGATAAATCTCTCCTTCCAAGCGCGGATAGCTACCCAATCCGGTGGAATCAATATTGCCATATTGTCCAATCATCGGTAGTGATTTTTTTAATACTTTTTCGCGTTCGGTAGAACTCAATTTATCCAAATCTTTAAAAGGTGGATTTTCCTGCACCTTGTTTCTATAAGCACGCTCGGAAGCTTTTGCCTTATCTTTAGCCGTCGCCGGATTTGGCGCTGCTGGTTTCGATTTTACTTGCTTTGAAGCGTTTTTATTATATCTTGATATTTTATTCACAGATGCGGGTTGCTTTGAGGGTGGCACAAGACGATTAGGATCATCCGGTTTTTTTTCAAATTGATTATTCACTTGTGAAGCTGCATTCTCTATTAATTCATTGTTTTGCAACCCTCGCCCATCTGCATGGGCATACGCTATAAATGCAGTTAAAAATAAACAAATACCAAAATGACTACCCATTTTTAACCCTTTTATTATTAAAGTCATAAGGCCTCCTTTTATCCCAATATTCAGTCTATTAACTTTTAATATTAAATAAACCACTATAATATCTATTTAAAATATCAACACATAAAAAGCAGTATTCAAAGATCTTGAACAACAGCTTTTAAATATAAAAATAAATATCAGATGCCTAAATAGAAAATATCTAAATAATTATTTACAAATTAACTAGATGCTACATTTTATTTAATCATTTTAAGTTAAATTATTACAAAAGAAAAGATAAATACTACTAAAAACAAACTGTTTTAATCATAATGTAACTTGATAAATTTATTTGATAATAATAAAACTGTGCAGATATTACGGAGCCGTACTAAAAAAATATACAAAAGATAAAAAGCTTTACATATATAGCTGGGATTAGCTATATTATTTAGAATGCAGTTAACAGAAAAAATAATTTTCTCGTTGCTCCATAATTCATATTTATTAAAAATATTTATAAAAATTGACCATCCGGACAATTACATCATTAACTTATAAAAATATGTATTAATTAACAAATTTATATTGCTTTCCCCGTCTTAACAGTGTAATACACAATTTTAGAAAGGAATTTTAATATGCTAGGTCAAACAGATTATGTAATGGCAGATTTATTTGCCCAATTAGGCTTGGATAATGATGAAGCTTCAATTGAGAAGTTTATCAAAGAGCACCAACTCGACCACTCTCAAAGATTAATTGATGCAGATTTTTGGACAGATAAACAACGTGCATTTTTACAAGAAGAATGGGAGCGTGATGCTGTTTGGGTTGAAATTATTGATGAATTAAACGCATTATTGCATACTTCCTCTAATACTGATAACAAATCAAACCTCCATAAATAATAGTATCCAACAAACCAGCTTCTTTAATATTATCATTTTGATAATACAAAAACATTTAAATATACCATCTAAATTATTTTAAATACCCGTGCATTATTTACAATCTTTAAAACAGCGAAGGGCAGATACTTATCTGCCCTTTATATATATAACGATAACTTACCGGCACTTTAAGAAATTTGACTACGGTAACATTTTTTATTCAATTGCAACTCAGGATAAGCCAAATCAGCAATCCATAAGCTAGCCGCATCAAGTAATACTTGCTGTGCACTTTGAACGCTTTCTATCTCGCCAGAGGAAAATGAATAACCGGCGCCGGGTTCCGTACCCGTCAACTGCAAGCTGAATTGCTTACGACTGGCAGAATATTTTAAATCGAAAGAAGTTGCGTAGGCGATAGTATTGGTAGATGGATCAGACACATTCACTGCCAGGCTAATCACTTTAGAAGAGCTACTGGTTCCATAATCCAAGTTACCCCTAATTCTTGCTTTGCTTTGAGAAGCATTATACCCTTGGCCGCCGCTGAAAAAATCATCTTGGTCGTTGCGTGTAAATGCTGCTTCAATGGGTACCAGTTGTAAATAAGCAGCCGAGGGGAGCCCTGCTTGCTTACGGCCAAAATTAATAGATGACAAGTTACCCTGTTGATATGCTTGAAGATAGTCGGTATTAACCAAACCAAATGCATTAATACCTACAGGTCCGTTTACAGCTTGTAAAATCAGCGGTTCTTCTTTAATAACCCTAGCTAGTGTAGAAGGGAAAAGCGCATGAATACGCGTGCGGAGATGGAATACACCTGAATCGGATAAAGGGCTATGCAAAGCCTGTTGTCGAACCGTTCCATCGGTAACATTTGAAACAATAAATAAAGAAACTCTCGGAGAATCGGGTGAAAATTGCTCAAGTGCTTGCCCAACACAGTCCAAAGATTGATCTAAAGAAGATTGGGTATAGCCGGGCGTAGCTCGTGTAGATATATAATCTACGGTACTAGAAGAACAACCGCCAAGCAGTAAAGTTAAGCCCAACATCTTTAAAACAAAAGGTTTCATCATTATTTTTCCTAAGAAAGCTGTTCTTTAGCAAATTCGAAACTAAAAACAACCTTTAATATTTACTTGGTCTATATAGGCTTTGGTAGTAATATTTATTTTTCCGCTTCCTATAAGATTACCACCATTATTATCTAGATTGATATAATTGCCATAAAACACACATTTTGGTTTTACAATATTATCAACATAAAAAGATTCACCATACTGATCGGTTACATGATAACCATTTGTTCTGGGTTCCTGCATCTTGGCACGTGCAGAATAAATCATAGTCGTCGGCGTAGTTTTAGAACGGGTATAAGGTATTTCGGGAACACCCGGGTGCTCGGCTTGTGCAACTAATGGAAATGCAACAGCCAATACAGACAACAAAGTGCTCAATCTGGAAATATTTTTCATCACAAGCCCCTGTTTCTCATATTATATGTCATATACAATATTAAAAATCGGAGCAGCAGCCGAAATATAAAAGCTGCCGGCTCCGATAAACTTAATCAATAATGATTATTTGCTCAAGTTAACGATGTTTACGCCTTGAGTGTTGTAGTGACCTTTATCAACAGACAAATCAACTTTGTTGAAGAAAGCTGTTTGACGAACAGTGTTAGTACGTTCGTTACCAATCACTACGTTGGCACCTTGAGTGTTGTAAGAAGCACCAGACAGTTTCAATTCTAAGTTTCTGTTGCTTACAACTTCTTGCAATGCATCTTCGATTTTAACGCTTGAGCCGTTAACAACGTTCAAGCCTTGAGTGTTTCGAGTACCATCAACAACGCTCAATTTAGTATCGCTGTTAACAGAAACACCTTGTCTGAATGAACCGGCAGCAAAAACAGAAGTAGTCAAACCTAAACCAGCCAATACCAATGCAGCAGTAGTAATTTTTTTCATAATACATTCCTTAAAAAGAAAATTGAAATATGCCATTAAATAACAGATTCATTTACAAAACTGACAATAAGACATAATCCCAAAAAAATAAAAATCTACAATTAATTCATGAATCTACATTAAAGAATTATTAAAATAAATGAATAATAAATACTCATTTAAACTATAATGCTTTTTTGTAAACCCGAATTGATTATAGCTGCCACAACAAAATAATCCATTAACTATGTAAATATTTCAAATGAAACTTATTTATATGTAAATTTATATTTACATATAAATAAACTATAAAAATATAAAAAAATATATTCAAATCAAGTATGTTATATAACTATATATTTAATTATATACGCATTTTAATTATGACAAAACTCTAAACAATTATTTCACAAAATACAATAAATACAAAATTTAACTTATTTTAATTATTTTTATTAAAATTTATTTAAAATAAATAAAAAATTATCATGCTTAGTAGTAATATTAATTACTCAATTAATATTAAAATAGATTTTAATTAATAAATGTTATCAAATTTTGAAATATTGATATATATATGAATTTACAAAAATAATTTTTATAATTCACACCAATAAATTATAAAAAACTAATTTATTAAAGTTCCTGAAACAAAAAAACACAAAATCAAAATAAATTTAATTTTATGTTAAAATAAATGCAAAATTAGTTATAAAATAACAACCATTCCCATTTGGATATTATCCGTAAGCGCTAACATAGTTGAATGTATAAAAAACCGGCTGATTCTTCAGTCGGCTTTTTATATTCCAAATAAGGAAAATATAAATATAGTAGCAACCCATACTTCACTTTATCATGTAACAGATATAATTACTGAACTGTCTAAATGGCCGTCTGAAACATCCATAAACCTTGACTCAAGCAAAGTAAGATACATTAGCATACAATCGTTGATTATCCAGTTTTTCATAACCACGATCAGAAATCATTGATTTAACCCATTCACAGAATATTTCATGAATAAAGCAAAAAAAATTTTTGTCCTCTATACAGGCGGAACCATCGGCATGATCGATGGCGGCCAAGGCTTAATTCCCGATACGGCCATTACCCGTAAAATTTTAGTAAACCATTCAGACAGCCTCTCTTTCGACTGGCACGTCTGCGACCCGCTGATTGATTCTTCTGCCGTTACTCCAGAAAATTGGCAGAATTGGTTGACATTGTTGCAAAAAAATATACCCAACTACGATGGCATATTGATTTTGCACGGTACCGACACCCTCGCTTACACCGCCAATATTTTAGCCTTGACGCTGCGTGATTTAGCAAAACCCATCATACTAACCGGCGCACAACTGCCTTATGATGCACCCGATAGTGATGCACCTTTCAATCTCGCCACCGCCGTTGCAGCCTTAGACCTCGCTCTACCGCAAGTTTCCATTGCCTTTAACGGCAAATTGTTTCCTGCTGTTGGCAGCACCAAAATCAGCACCGAAGATTCTGAAGGGTTTGACAACCCCCACTTCGGGATATCGGGTAGTTGGTCGCCGGAAAATGGTTGGCGACATCTCCGCCACAGGCCGTCTGAAAAACAGCGGCACAGTTTGCCGACATACAGGCTAAATCCGAACGTCCGCATTACGTGCTGTACCTTTATCCCCGGGCTTTCCAAACAAATATTTTCAGACGGCCTAAACCCTAATCTCACCGATGCCGCTATCTTACAAAGCTATGGTCACGGCAACACACCATCATCCCCTGAATTAATACAAGCCGTTGAGCAATTTACCGCATCAGGCAGGCCGGTATTGAATATCAGCCAAGTCAGTAAAGGCAATGCCGCCCGAGTTTATGCCCAAAGTAACGCATTATTACAGGCAGGTGCACTTAATGGCGGCAGAATGAACTTGGAAACTGCCACCGCCCTCTTGATACTGGCTGTTAGCAATCATTGGACAACCGAACAACTGCAAACCGAAATTGCCGCCTTACAACCATTTTAAAACAACGTACCATATCATTTATCAACAGCAGCAAAACCACATCATTTCATAGAAGCATTCGGTTTTTTTGCTATATAATATAAAGTATTCCACATCCTAAAGAAAAATAAGGACACAATCATGTACAACTACAAATCCGACGCCACTCAATTTCTCGAAGATTATTTAGAAAAACATCCCGAAGAAGCCAAACAACGCTTAAAAAACCGAGGTATTTTATGGGATGTCGAACTCAACCCCGAAGAAGAAGCAGGATATCAGGCGGCCAAACTGCCGAAAAAACCTTATGCCTATCAGCCCGACTGATCGATTCAGACGGCCTAAACTTAAGCCATGGCAACACATAAACACAATATTCCGCCACAGTTAGCCGATTATCTCAACAGCATCGGCGAGCCCGAACATCCGGTACTACACGCACTGCGCAACCGTACGGCAAACCATCGTTTGGGCAAGATGGCCATCGCACCGGCACAAGCGGCAATGTTGACATGGCTGGCACGCCTTATCCGAGCCGAGCGCTATCTTGAAGTCGGCGTATTCACCGGATATAGCAGCACCGCCATGGCCTTGGCTTTACCACCGCAAGGCAGCGTAACTGCCTGCGACATCAATGTAACCTTTACCGACATTGCACGGGAAACATGGCAGGCCGCGGGGGTCGCAGATAAAATCACCCTGCATTTACAGCCCGCCCTACTCACACTAGACGACTTGATTCATAACGGACAAGCGGAAACATACGACATCGCACTTATAGATGCCGATAAACCGCCTACACCGCAATATTATGAACGCTGCCTACAATTGGTGCGCAGCGGCGGCATTATCGCCATTGATAATATTTTACTCGGCGGCCGTGTGATGCAGCCCCCGGGCTCAGACAGCCCGCCCGCCCATGCTGTATTACAAACATTTAACCGCAGCCTGCCGAATGATGACCGAATCATTCCGATCACCCTGCCTTTAGGCGACGGACTGACACTCCTGTTAAAAAAATAACTGCGAGGACAATCATGAATATCCGTATTCCCGCTCTGCTTACCGGTATATTGATCTTAAATGCCTGTGCCAATATCACACCCAATACCGCGTCTCGTCCTATTGAAGATGCACCTGCCAATAATGCCATACCCTACCCTGAACCGGATATGCAATCGCAAATCCATCAATTAAGTGTTGAAGTCACCCGCCTGGAAAAACACATTGAAACACTGGAAACCCGTATCCGCCAACTTGAGCGACGTCCTGTATCAAGCCGCAACACGCGCTCGCAGCAAACACTTGCCACTGCTTCTGATATGACTGTCGACAGGCCTGCCATACAGGAAGAATCAACATCAAACAATAATGCATATAATGAGGCTTTAAAAAAATACCGTAGCGGTAATTACGCCGCAGCCGCCGAGCTCCTCAAAGGTGCCGATAGCGGTGGTAGCGGTAGTGCTATCGACCGTAAAAGTATGTATTTATTAATACAAAGTCATCGACGCTTGGGAAATTGCGAATCGGTGATTAATATCGGCAGGCGCTTTGCCGTCCGTTTCCGCAGCACCAACCAAGCCGCCGAAGCACTATTCAGCGTCGGCTCCTGCCAATACCAAATGCAACAACAAGATATTGCCCGCGACACTTGGCGCAAACTGATTCACAGCTATCCCGACAGCCCTGCAGCCAAACGTGCATATACCCAATTACAAAAACGGCGTTAACGGCTTCGGTCAAGTAAGTTATTTTCAGACGGCCTTCATATTGAAAACAGGCCGTCTGAAAATATAAAGATAACCATACTGCTTAAAATATGGCAAAATCCATTTTAAACCATTATGGTTAGAAAAATTTAAGGCTAATTTCGGGATATTGAAAAGTACACGGTATCATTTCCGCCCATTTCATTACCCCACTTAGCAAACCGTTTATTGACCCTGCAAAGAAAGAAAACACATGATACAAGTAGGCATTATTATGGGCAGCAACAGCGATTGGCCGGTGATGCGCCATGCCGCACAATTTTTAAAAGAATTCGGCGTTTCGTTTGAAACCCGCGTTGTTTCCGCCCACCGCACGCCGAACCTGATGTTTGAATATGCCGAAACTGCCCACGAGCGCGGTTTGAAAGCCATTATTGCCGGTGCCGGCGGTGCCGCCCATCTGCCCGGTATGGTTGCGGCTAAAACCACCGTTCCGGTATTAGGTGTACCTGTTCCCAGTAAATATCTGAGCGGTGAAGACTCCCTGCTATCCATAGTTCAAATGCCCAAAGGCGTACCTGTGGCCACTTTTGCCATCGGTGAAGCCGGTGCCGCCAATGCCGCTTTATTTGCCATTTCTATGCTGGCTGTTGAAAATAATGAACTGGCAAGAAAATTAGTAGAATTCCGACTGAAGCAGGAACAAGTTGTTTTAGCTATGGATCTGCCTGAAATTGAATAACCTATACCTGCCGAATGCCTGCTATTTTCAGACGGCCTCAATTTAAGGATAGATTCATGCCAGCCAACTTTTTCGCTATTATTGTCGGCGCCGCATTCGGCGCCTTGTTCCGGCATGCTTTCAGCGTATGGTTTGCCGGTACATCGGCATGGTTGGCATTCGGCACTTTAATAGCAAACTGGACAGGTGCTTACCTTATCGGGCTGATAGCATCAGTGCTGGAATATTTTCCGCATTTCAGTCCGAATTGGCGCCTGCTGTTGATTACCGGTTTTCTCGGCAGCCTGACCACCTTTTCCGGTTTTTCTTTAGAAATTATCGGTATGTTGCAGGAACAACGTTGGGCAGCAGCAGTTACCACCGCCTCATTGCACCTATTTGGTTCATTGTTTTTAACGGTTCTCGGCATAGAAACCGTTCAACTTTTTCGTTAAAAAAGGTTAAACACAACGCCCTACTAATTGCGTACATAAATCACTTCTACATCGTAATCATCATCGTCCCAGTCGTCGTCATCATGTTGATTTTTTTCATGCCATTCATCTTCATGGCTTAGAGAAGAATCCAAACCGGCTTCAAGACGCAATAACGATAAAAGGTGATACATATCGGCCGGGATAGGTGCTTCGAATGATACGGTTTCTTGAGTAGCCGGATGGATAAAGCTCAAACGATAAGCATGAAGTGCTTGCCGGTTTAAATGGCGAACGGCTTCTTTGATATTATCCGCACAAGGATGGCGTGGATTGCCATAAACCGGATCGCCGGCCAAAGGATGATTGGCTTCACGCATGTGAACACGGATTTGATGGGTACGGCCTGTTTCCAAAGCGCATTCGATATAGCTGTGTGCCGCATAACGCTCTAGCACTTTCACATGCGTAACTGCCGGTTTGCCGCCGAATTTAACCACCGCCATTTTCAAGCGGTTATGCGGATCACGGCCGATAAGGGTTTCGATTTTACCGTCGAAAGGTACAATCCCGTCGGCGACCGCACGATAAATACGCTTAACCGTACGTTCTTGAAGTTGTTGTACTAAAGAGTTTTGTGCGGGTAATGTTTTAGCCACCACCATTAAGCCGCTGGTATCTTTATCCAAACGGTGCACAATACCGGCTCGCGGAATCTGGCTTAATTCCGGCGCATGAGCCAATAAGCCGTTGAGTAAGGTTCCGGTCCAATTGCCGGCAGCCGGATGAACCACCAAGCCGGCAGGTTTGTTTAAAACAATAACGGTATCGTCTTCATAAACGATATCCAAATCCATAGCTTCCGGCGTGAAAGCTAAGTTTTCTTCACTTGGACGCACCGTTACCGCAAGATATTCACCGCCTATCAGTTTATCTTTCGGTTGAGCGGTTTTTTCATTTACCGTAACCGCGCCTTCTTTTATCCAAGCGGTTAAACGGCTGCGCGAATAATCGGGCAGCAATTTGGCCAGCGCCGCATCCAAACGCATACCCGCCAAATCAAGGGGAACAGTTAAATTAATGCAAGTTTCTGCATTTGGGGCTGCCGCAAATGGCAAATCATCGTTATAATCGGTTTCGTTGTCAAAGGAAATGTTCTGCATGAAAAAAATTCTTTTAGTAATCTCATTAGGTTTGGCTTTGGCCGGCTGCGCCGGAACCACTGGCACGATTGATAAAGACGCGCAAATCACTCA
Proteins encoded in this region:
- a CDS encoding class I SAM-dependent methyltransferase, whose translation is MATHKHNIPPQLADYLNSIGEPEHPVLHALRNRTANHRLGKMAIAPAQAAMLTWLARLIRAERYLEVGVFTGYSSTAMALALPPQGSVTACDINVTFTDIARETWQAAGVADKITLHLQPALLTLDDLIHNGQAETYDIALIDADKPPTPQYYERCLQLVRSGGIIAIDNILLGGRVMQPPGSDSPPAHAVLQTFNRSLPNDDRIIPITLPLGDGLTLLLKK
- a CDS encoding tetratricopeptide repeat protein; translated protein: MNIRIPALLTGILILNACANITPNTASRPIEDAPANNAIPYPEPDMQSQIHQLSVEVTRLEKHIETLETRIRQLERRPVSSRNTRSQQTLATASDMTVDRPAIQEESTSNNNAYNEALKKYRSGNYAAAAELLKGADSGGSGSAIDRKSMYLLIQSHRRLGNCESVINIGRRFAVRFRSTNQAAEALFSVGSCQYQMQQQDIARDTWRKLIHSYPDSPAAKRAYTQLQKRR
- the purE gene encoding 5-(carboxyamino)imidazole ribonucleotide mutase, with translation MIQVGIIMGSNSDWPVMRHAAQFLKEFGVSFETRVVSAHRTPNLMFEYAETAHERGLKAIIAGAGGAAHLPGMVAAKTTVPVLGVPVPSKYLSGEDSLLSIVQMPKGVPVATFAIGEAGAANAALFAISMLAVENNELARKLVEFRLKQEQVVLAMDLPEIE
- the crcB gene encoding fluoride efflux transporter CrcB, whose product is MPANFFAIIVGAAFGALFRHAFSVWFAGTSAWLAFGTLIANWTGAYLIGLIASVLEYFPHFSPNWRLLLITGFLGSLTTFSGFSLEIIGMLQEQRWAAAVTTASLHLFGSLFLTVLGIETVQLFR
- the rluD gene encoding 23S rRNA pseudouridine(1911/1915/1917) synthase RluD — protein: MQNISFDNETDYNDDLPFAAAPNAETCINLTVPLDLAGMRLDAALAKLLPDYSRSRLTAWIKEGAVTVNEKTAQPKDKLIGGEYLAVTVRPSEENLAFTPEAMDLDIVYEDDTVIVLNKPAGLVVHPAAGNWTGTLLNGLLAHAPELSQIPRAGIVHRLDKDTSGLMVVAKTLPAQNSLVQQLQERTVKRIYRAVADGIVPFDGKIETLIGRDPHNRLKMAVVKFGGKPAVTHVKVLERYAAHSYIECALETGRTHQIRVHMREANHPLAGDPVYGNPRHPCADNIKEAVRHLNRQALHAYRLSFIHPATQETVSFEAPIPADMYHLLSLLRLEAGLDSSLSHEDEWHEKNQHDDDDWDDDDYDVEVIYVRN